Below is a window of Lujinxingia litoralis DNA.
AGCGCCGCCGACCAGGAGGACGAAGACTCGCCCTTTGTCGGCGAGGCCACCGAGATCGCGGACTCGCCACTCGAGAGCCTCGAACCGACCGACGATCTCGACGATGAACACACTGAGATCGCCGAGAGCATCTTCGCGACAGGCGACGCGCCACCTTCCGCCGCTCGCAGCGATGCATCGATCACGGTTGCCACGCACGACTCCGAACCCTTTGCGTCCACCCAGCTCTCCTCGGTCGAAGAACTCGCCCGCGGCGACCGCCAGCGCAACGCCTCCCGCCAGGCTAAGACGAGCGACCCCTCCGATGACTTCGCCGCCCAGGCCACCGAAGTCTTCTCCAGTCCTTTTGAATCGGACCCGGTCTGCCCCCGCATCTCCACATTGAGTGGGCCCACCGCCGGTCAGGAGTTTTTGGTTAACCGTCTGCGCTCCACCGTGGGACGCGGCACCGACAACTCCATCGTGGTGCCCGACCTCTCCATGAGCCGTAAGCACTTCGAGATCATTCAGCAGCATGATGACACGTTCATGGTGCGCGATCTGATGTCGGTGAACGGTACCGCGGTCAACGGCGTCAAGGTTCGCGAAGCCGACCTCTTTCACGGCGATCGCATTGAGACCGGCCAGAGCATCTTCCAATTTGTCATCCCCGGCGGACAACCCACCGAAAGTCGCCAGCGAAGGCTTCTCCCGGCGGCGTCGACACGCACCGCCAATGGCGTCCCCGCCTCGGCTCCCTCACCGGTCGCAGGCCGGGCCCCCCGCCGCCTCGACAAGGTATTGGTGGGAGTAACCGTCGGCGCGGCCCTGCTCTGCCTGCCCCTGGTCGGGCTTATCGCACACCTGGCACTCTCCGAAGACGAGCCCGCCGCGGTCACCGCACCACAGCACGTCGATAGTGGCGCACGCGCCCTCTACCTGGAGGGCGTCGACGCCATCAAACACCGCCAGTGGGACGACGCCCGCGCACTCTTCGAAAAGGCCGCCCAGGCAGATCCGGAGTTTGGCCAGGTGGATGCCCAACTTGAGCGCATCAACGTTGAGAAACGCGCGCAGGCCACGGTGGAGCGCGCCCGCGAAAAGGTCGATGCCCTCGACGATGCGCTGCTCGCCGAGGTTCAGGCCATCCCACGCGAGAGCGTCTACCACAGCGAAGCACAATCGCTGATTCGCCTGGCCCGTCAGGGCGAGGTGCACGGCACCTTTGAACGCGCCCGACGCGCTTTTGAAGCCGAAGACTGGGTCACAAGTCGTCAGGAAACCCTGGAGCTTCTCTCGATCTCACCCCAGCACGAAGGTGGGCGCCAGCTTCTCAAAGATCTCGACGCCACCGAAGCCCGACTCAAAGCCGAAGCCGAAGCTCAAGCCCAGGCCCAGGCGCAAGCCCAGGCCCAGGCGCAAGCTCGCGCGCAATCCCGCAGCAACGCCGCCTCGTCGACACGCCGCCCCACCTCAAAGCCCGCGCGGCCCGAGCTCGACAACCCATTCGCCGACATGCCCGCGGCAGGCAGCACCTCCAAAGCGGCTGCCTCCAATGCCAACTTCACCGCCGGCCTCAACCTCTACCGCCAGGGCAAGTTCGCTCAAGCCGCAGCCCATTTCGAATCCCTGGCCCGGAGTGCGGGCGGCGCTACCGGAGAGCGCGCCGAACGTACGGCCAACGATATTCGCACTTTCGAGCGCTCCATCAATCGCGGCGAAGACGCACTGGCTCAAAGCAACTTCGGACAGGCCCTGGAGCACTTCCAGCAAGCCCGCCGAGCGGACCGAAACGTGGCCAGCGGTCATTACGACGAGCGCACCTCCAAACTCATCGCCGCCGCGCTTGCCGGACAGGGGAACCAGGCCCTGGCCGCCGACAATTACGCCCGCGCCTACTCCCTGCTCACCCGCGCCCGCGCGCTCTCCACCACCGAGCCCACCACCCGCCGGCTCGCCCTGGCGCTGGAGGAGGAAGCCAACAGCCTCTACATTCTCGCCGCCGGACAGCGCGCCAGCGATCCTCAAGCCGCCGCCGCGCTTTGTCGCACGATCCTGACAATGGTCCCCCCCTCCAGCGATAATCACCGGCGCGCCCGCACCATGCTCGACGAACTCCCCTGAGCCCCAAACCACAAAAAGCCCCTCCGAGTATCGGAGGGGCTTTTATTTGAACGTCACCCTGAAACTGCGTCGCCTCAGTGCAGCGGCGGAGACTGACGCTGCTCAAGCACACGGGCGCTTTTCTCTTGAAGCTCCGTGAAGTCAAAGGGCTTATCGATGTAGTCATCCGCCCCGAAGAGCGGGCTGGTCAGCTCGTTGTTGGTCGGCCCAATACCGGTAAGCATGATGATACCGGTATGCTCGTACACCTCGTGCTGCCGTACGTACTTGGCAACCTCCCAACCGGTGAGCTCGGGCATCATCACATCGAGGATGACCAGGTTGGGCCGGTGCGAGATGATCTGCTCCAGCGCCTCACCACCATCCATGCTCTCCAAAAGATCGCAATCTCGGCGGCTGAAATGCGCTTTGAGCATCGCCCGAAGCTCGCTGTCGTCATCGGCCAGCAAGATGAGCGGGCGCTCCCGGGTCGTCGGCGCGCCGTAGGGCAGATCCTCATCGGCGATCAAATCGATCGACTCGCCGGCACTCTTCTCAGTGGGGTCCATGCATCTACCTCAAATTCGGGAACTCGGTGGGTCTAGTCGGGGCGCAAGGGCAATCCTACACACATCCAACGCCGCTGCCACCGAAATCTCCCGCTCCCATCACTCGCCACTGGCTTCGGCTTCAAACGCTTCCACGCGCTCCCGCGCTTTCGGAGTCTCCTCCAAAAACTCGTCGAAGAGCACCCGGGCCAACTCGCGCTTATCGATCCCCTCGGGAGCCACCTTCATATCGAGGTGACAGAGCGAGATATCAAAGCGCGAACGCTTGACCGTCTCTTTATCGAGCCCAAAGTCGCGCAGCGCCTGCTCCATCTCCGGGACCGGCTTATTGAAGCGCCGGGCCACCTCACGCAGCGACTGCTGGCGGTAATTGTTGTTATCGGTGATCCCGCAGTGGTACGCGCAGAAGAGCTCAAAAGGCGTCAGCTCCACCGGACCGCGCTGCTGAGGCGCGGCGCTCAGATCGACCAGCGGCTCGCGACCACCGAGCTTGCTCTCGGGGGTTTTGAGCTTGCGCACCGGCGTCTTCTTGCGCGGACGTCGCTTGCCCGAGCTGCGGTTGCGGCTGTTCCGCCGGGCGCTTCCCCGAGAGCTGCGGTTGCTCCGGGGACGCGCTTTGCTCTTAGCGACCGCCTTGCTTCCGCCCGAATCTTTGGCAGCGGCCGAGTCCTCTTGCTGGCTCTGCTGAGTCTGCGGGGTCTGATTGGAGCCTTTGCTGCTACGCGAGCGCCGGCGGCGACGACGACGGCGGCGCTTGCTGCTGCCGCCCCCTTCGGGGTTGTTGTCCTGGGCGCTCTGGTTGGCCTCTTCGCTCATCCTCTCCTCGGTGCTGAGCCTGAAAGGTCACTGTCGATCGCCACAGGCGGCCCCGACGCTGCACACAGGCAGCGCGCCAGGCCAACGCGGCGATATGGCGGTATGTCGCTCGTTTAGAACCTTCATCCGGGGGAGCCGACCACCTCACATTAGCGCGGGTGGCGCGCCCTTCCCCGGGTCTACGATCGTGTGGGGCAAACCCTCGGGTTCGCCCTCGCGCTGACGCCTGGTCTGTGGAGGCGTCTGGAGCGCGCTGCCCTCATATGCAAGGGCGGCGTTCGCTCCCTGTTCATCAATCTACTCACCGATGCCGACTCACCACGTCAGAAGATCTCGCGGCGCAACTCAGACGAGGGGCCCGCAGCGCGTCACGGAAACCTCCAGCCCTGGGTCGAGCATGGTACCCTGTTGGTGTCGGGGACAAGCGGCGCGTCATCCAGGTGGCAGCGCGCCTGCTCTTCTCGACACCCTATCCCATCTGTTTTAGGCTGACAACACAAAGCACGCTCGGCTTCCCCTTCGAGCCCCCGGCAACATCTTCCTTATCGAACGCCTCAGCCCTCACCAGACGCTATGCACGAGCTTACCCCCAACTGCTCCCGGCCCTCTTCCGGTAGAGCGCTGGCCGCCCTGCTTCTGGGCGCCCTCGTGCACTCGGGCTGCAACCTGGCCTTCGACCTCCAGGACTACCCTTATCGCGCCCCCGAACCCGACGCCGATCTCCACGCCGATACCGAACTCGACGCCTCCCATCCCGATGGCGACGTCGATGCCCCGCCGGCCCGCGCGGCACTGGTCTTCTCCGAACTGATGATTCACACCGAACCTCCCCCCGGAGAGTCACGGGAGTTGGGCGAATACATCGAGATCCTCAATCAGGGAGAGGGAGCCATCGACCCGCGGGTCATCGTCATCGAGATCCTGGAGACCAACGAACGCATCGAAATCGACCGCGTCATCGATACCGCCAAAGAACGCGCCATCGTCGAAGCCCTCCAACCCATCGGCCCCGGGGAGCGTTTTGTCTTCTACCGACGCAACAACGCTTACTACGACATCAAAGACACACTCGATCCGACGGCCTCTTACGAATTCGGACGCTGGGGGCGTCCGGTCGGCCTTTCAAACTTCTCGCGCTCCATGCGCATGATCGAGCTGGAGGGCGACTTCGGATTTGTGATTCACGACGAGGTTGCCTGGCGAGACGGAGCGCTCATCGATCCGAGCGGCGCCTCTACGGCGAGTCGTGAGATTCGCGAAAACGTCGCCTTTGGCCTGCACTCGGAAGCCACCACGGGGCGCGACCCGGCCAACTTCTGCTACCACCGCGAGACCTTCTCCTCCGGCCCACTCCTGGGTTCGCCGGGTCAACCCACCCCGGCGAGCTGCCGCTAACAGCCCCCCTACCGGCGGCGACTCACCCCTTGAGTTGCGCCCGAATCCGTTCCACGACCTCCGAATACGAGGTGTTCTGCACCACCTGCGTCATCAGGTCGGTGTACTTCTCCACCAGGTCGGTGCGCCCCTCCTTGCGGTAGTGCTCCAGAATCTCGTGCAGACGCACATAGGTGCGCTCGCTGTTCACAAAGTACTCCGCCGCTTTGACCGTGGCCTCGATCCCGGCGCGACTGACCGAGGGCTGGCGGGTCTGAAAGACAAACTCCCGCCCCTGGCTGTTGACGATGCCCACAGTGGCCTCAGCCCAGGCTCGCGACGACTCCTGGCCATCTTCGCTGTTAAAAAGCCCCTGGATCGCGAACTGCGAGAACGCGATCGAACTCAGCGAGGGATAATCATGGGCCAGGTGCTGACGAAGCCCCCGGAAGAGCGCATCAATGGTTCCCACCCCTCGTCCTTCCACCTGAGCCAACTTGCCCCCGGGCTCTTCCAGCTGAAAGCGTATCTGGCATTCGTCCTGATCCAGGCGCTCCTCCAGGCTGTAGGCCTTGATCGCCAGGGTGAGGTAGTCCTCCTGTAGGATCTCACGCATCAAACTGACCATCTTATCTTGATCTAATGCCATCTTTGCTCCTTGGTCCGGGTGAGACGTTTCCTATCGACGGGTCATACGTTAAGCTGTCGCAGCTTCTGGACACCGGCGGCGATCCTCCTGATGCACGCTCCCCCCTCTTTTCTGGCGAGGCGCTTCCATCGTCGCCGAACATTGCACGGCCTGTAAACGGGCCACCCCGAGAGAGTCTTCCTGATGGCCTCACCTTACTCCGCCCCCTATGAACGCGAACCGGTGGTTCGCGAGTCTTCCACCTATCTCACAGACGCCGAGGCCGCCTCGTTATGCACGATCTTCTTCGAGGGGCTGGAGAGCGGGATGAGCTACGCCCGCATCATCGATATGATGGACCGCCAGGGGTTTGAGTCGAAGATGGTCCGCAGGCTGCGCCACTCCTTGATGGAACGCGGCGATATGCTCGGTGAGGCGTTCGCCCGCTACGGCCTGCTCGACTCGACCGCCCGAAAGCTCGTGCTGGTGGCCGAGGAACAGGGAAAACTCCCGCGAACCTTCCGCCATCTGGCCAACCATTACGGTAAACGCCACCGGCGCAGAAAAAAGCTCCTGATTTCCTTTGCCGAACCGGTCCTGCTGATCGTGCTCGGCGTCTTCATCGCCCTGACCCTCTTTACGGCCGACCTCACCGAAATCGCCATGCGCCACGACACCTGGACGGCGCTGGGCGAAGTGCTGATGGGCGGTGTGCTCCAGGGGGCCATCTTTTTGTTGTTGGTGGGCTTTGGCGCCATGGTCTTTTTGAACCTCCCGGTCGACCTGAGCGTGCGCGGGCTGGGCTACCGCCTCTGGCTGGCGGTTCCCCTCCTCAACCGCGCCAGCCTCTACAACACCTACTCGATCTTTTGTCGCTACACCGAGCAGTCCATCTCCAGCGGACTCACCGTACACAAAGCCCTGGAGCTGGCCGCCGAGGCCTCCAACAACTCCGACATTGAGCGCAAGATCCACATCGCCCAGCGCGTCATTGAGGAGGGGGGCAGCCTGGCCAAGGGGCTCTACCAGATGAAGGTTCTGCCCGACGACATCCTGGAGAACGTCGATGTCGGCGAGGAGACCGGTCGGCTTCAGGAGCGCCTCTCGTCGCTGGCTGAGCGCTATGAGGAGCGGGCCGACGAGACCTTTGAGAACCTGATGAACGGCTTTGTGTACGTCTCGCGAATGGCCATCGCCGCCAGCGTCATCATCGCGCTGCTGCTCACCCTGGTCAGCCAGTTCCAGAACGACTTCCTGCTCTGAGTTTTCGGCCACCCGCCGCCCACAAAAAAAGCGAGCCCTTGCAAGGGCTCGCTTTTTTTGTGGGGGCTACATCACCTTCGGACTCACTTGCAGCCCTCGTTACGCAGCGGAATCTGCCGGATCGCCCGCACCGCCCGCACATCACCGGTGATCGACTGGGCGCGCGCCACCAGCTCATGAAGCTGCCGGGTATCGAGCGGCCGATCGATGGCCGCCACCTCGTAGGCGAAGCCATAATCCGGGAAGTCGCGGTGAGAGGAGCGAATGTTGTTTAAGCCGGCCTCGAAGATCGCATCATCCACGGCTTTTTTGGTGCCCCGCTGATCGCTGTGAATCACCGTCAGGATGGTGCAGGCCCCGTCGGTCTCCACGCCGATGGTCTGGCCGGGACTAAAGACGCAGTCGCGCACGATGCCCTGCTCGTTGAAAAGCTGCGTGGTGTTGGCCACATGCTGAGCGATCCGCGGCTGGGCCTCTTCGGTGGCCGCGCCGATGTGCGGGGTCGTGACCACGCTGGCAAAATCGGCGTAGGGGTTCGACCAGGGATCATCGCTGGAGCCCGGCTCTTGAGGGAAGACATCGACCGCGGCCCGGCGCACATGCCCCTGCTCGACCGCACGTTTAAGAAGCTCCGGGTCGTAGAGAAAGCCCCGGGCGGCGTTGATGAAGATGCGCGGGCTGGAGGGCTCGCGGTCGGCGCCAAACTGCGAGAAATGCTCGTAGCTAATCATGTCGCGGTTGCTGCGACCGCGGTGGTCTTCGGCACCCACGTGGACGGTGACGACGTCAGCGACCCGGAAGGCCTCCGAAAGCGTGGCGCAGGAAGTCCAGCCCAGCGCGATGCCCACCTCCCGGGCCAGCTCGCGGGTATCGTAGAAGAAGACCCGCATGCCGAAGGCCTCGGCCACCTGGGCCACCTGCTTGCCGATGTTGCCCAGCCCGATGATCGCCAGGTTCTTACCCTTGAGCTCGTAGCGCTCCTTGCTGTTCTTGGTCCACAGGTGGCTGCGTCCGTCGCGATCGGCGTCGAAGATACGCCGCGCCAGACAGATCATCTCCCCGAGCACCATCTCCACCACCGAGCGTCCGTTGCTCACCGGATCGTTCATCACCAGAACGCCGTTCTCGGCACAGGCCTCCCGATCCACCGAGTCGTCGCCGATGCAACAGAGCATGATCGCGGCCAGATTCTGCGAGGCCTGCAAGACCCGCTCGTTCACCTCGAAGCGACTGCGCTTAAAGAGCAGGTCGTGCTGTCCCTCCTCCAGAATGCGCACGACCTCATCTTCGTTGAGGGTCACCGACTCATCGAGGCGCTCCACCTCAATGCCCATCGAGGTGAGATAACGATCCAGAGAAGGGTGAGGGTTCTCCAGAATCAGCGCTTTTCGAAAATAATCGCGCAACATGCGCACGTCGTGCAGCTCAGACATCTTGGGCCTTGTTCAGTTGCGTTCCCCGGGGGGACCAGACCAAACACGCCCCCGGCAAAGTCGGCCGGGGGCCTGTTTCGGGCCCCGTAAAGGACGGTGACATGGGATACGTCAGTCGCGCTCACGCACGAGCCTCGACCCACGATTAAAAGACGACATTCTCGACATATTCCCCGAAGACTTCCCGCAGGGTATCGGCGACCTCGCCCAGGGTCACCTTATGGACGACGGCCTCGACGATATGAGGCATCAGGTTTTCGCCGCCGCGGGCTGCCTGCGCCAGCGCCTGACGAGCGCGCTCGACCTCCGAGGCCGCTCGCGAGGCCTTGAGTTCGCGCAGTCGAGCCACCTGGGAGCGCTCCACCTCCGGATCGATGGCGTGGATCGCCACCGGCGCTTCCTGCTCGGCCTTGTAGCGGTTGACCCCGACAATCACCTGCTCCCCGCGCTCCTGGGCCAGCTGAGCCTGGTAGGCGGCCTCCTGAATCTCGGACTGAGGGAAGCCGGCCTCAATGGCTTGCACCGCCCCGCCGAGCTCGTCGTAGCGCTCAATATAATCCCGGGCTCCCTCTTCGATGGCGTCGGTCAGTGCCTCCACGGCGTAACTTCCCGCCAGGGGATCGACCATATCGGCCACACCGGTCTCGTGGGCGATGACCTGCTGGGTGCGCAGCGCCATCAGCGCCGAGGCCTCGGTGGGCAGCCCCAGGGCCTCGTCCCAGGAGTTGGTATGCAGCGACTGGGTCCCTCCCATCACCGAGGCCAGCGCCTGCATGGCCACGCGCACGATGTTGACCTGGGGTTGCTGCGCGGTGAGCGTGGAGCCGGCCGTCTGACTGTGGAAACGCAGGCGCATGGAGCGCTCATCCTTCGCCCCGAAACGCTCCTTCATGATGCGCGCCCACAGCCGGCGCGCGGCGCGGAACTTGGCAACTTCTTCGATGAAGTTGTTATGCACATTAAAGAAGAACGAGAGGCGTCCGGCGAACTCATCCACATCCAGACCGGCGGCCAGCGCCGCCTCGACGTAGGCGATGCCATTGGCCAGCGTAAACCCGACCTCCTGCACCGCCGTGCTGCCGGCCTCCCGGATGTGATAGCCCGAAATGCTGACCGTGTTCCAGCGCGGGACCTCGGCCTGACAGAAGCCAAAGATGTCGGTGATGATGCGCATGCTCGGGCGCGGCGGATAGATGTAGGTGCCGCGGGCGATGTACTCCTTGAGCACATCGTTTTGAATCGTGCCGCGCAGCTTTCCGCGATCGATCCCCCGGGCATCGGCCACCGCCACGTAGAGCGCCAGCAGGGTGGAGGCGGTGGCGTTGATCGTCATCGAGGTCGAGATCTTATCCAGAGGCAGCTGATCGAGGAGCACCTCCATATCGGCGATGGAATCAATCGCCACCCCGACCTTGCCGACCTCCCCGCGCGCCCGCGCGCTGTCGGAGTCGTAGCCCATCTGCGTGGGCAAATCGAAGGCCACCGAAAGCCCGGTGGTGCCCTGAGAGAGCAGGTAGCGGTAGCGCTCATTGGACTGCGCCGCGTCCCCAAAGCCGGCGTACTGGCGCATCGTCCACAGCCGCCCGCGGTACATCGTCGGCTGCACCCCGCGCGTATAGGGGTAGCTCCCCGGAAAGCCCAGGTCGCGCAGGAAATCCTGATGCCGGGTGTGCTGCGGGCCGTAGACCGCCTCCACCTCATTGCCATCGCTGCGCTCAAAGCGCTCGCGGCGCTCTCCAAAGCGCTCCAGCAGCGGGTTCAGCACGTCTTGCTGCCACTTCGCGTCGGCCTCTTGCAACGCCTCCCAAAACTCCGCTTCGCGTCCCTGGTCGCTCATGCTCACTCCCTGGGCCGGCCCCACCGGGGCCGGCTTTCACTCACTGCACATCTTCAATTCGCACCAGCACATCGCCGATTTCCACGGCCTGGCCCGGCACCACGGCCACCTCGGCCACCACCCCGGGGCGGTGCGCTTTGAGGTCGTTTTCCATCTTCATCGCCTCGACGATGATCACCGTATCGCCCAGCGCCACCTCCTGACCGACCGCCACCGGCAACGCGACCACCTTGCCGGCCATGGGGCTCTTGAGCTCCGGGCTATCTGCGCCACGCGCACCGACGCCGGCCGCCTTCATGCGCTTCTGGCGCTCGTTGAGCACCTCGATGGCGTGGGTCTCGCCATCGATCTGCACCTCGTAGGTGGTCTCGCGGCGGAGCACATCGGCCTCGATGATGCGCCCCTGGCTCAACAGGCTCAATCCGGCGGCATCGGCGGCAAACGCGCTCACCTCGATCGTCTCGCCATCGGGGCGCGTGACCCGGTAGAGCCCGGCCTCCACCGTCTCCACCTGCCAGGCGCGCTCCTCGTCGTCCTGGCCCACAAAATACTTCACCTTATCGCTCATGGTGTCTCCTCATCTGCTCACGTCGTCGAGGTCGGCCGGGGCGCTCAGCGTCCCAGCGCCCGCATCCGGCCCAGCGCCTTCCAGCGACTGCTCCCACCTGCCGCGCCCTTCGCCCCGCCGGGGCCCACCGCCGCGCTCTGCTGGAGCGACTCCTCGCGACGATGCGCGCTGAGCACCGCCACCAGCTCCGCGTCGAGCTCAAACTTCGGCACGGGCTTCTGACGCTCTTTGAGCCACCGCGGCACGAAGTCGGTGCTGTAGTCGCCGCTGACAAAGTCGGGGTGGTCGAGCACCTCGCGATGAAACGCGATGTTGGTGGCGATGCCCCCGACCACGTACTCCTTAAGCGCCCGACGCATCCGCTCGATGGCGTGCTGGCGATCTTCGCCCCAGGTGATCAACTTGGCGATCATCGGATCGTAATGCACCGTGACCTCGCCGCCTTCATAAACCCCGCCGTCTTCGCGCACCCCGGGGCCCGAGGGTGTCTTGAGCACGTGCAGAGGCCCGGGCGAAGGCATGAAGTTGTTCTCGGGGTCCTCGGCGTAGATGCGGCACTCCACCGCCGCGCCCCGGCGAGTGATGTCGTCCTGGCTCAAGTCCAGACGCTCGCCAGCGGCGATGCGCACCTGCCAGCGCACCAGGTCCATGCCGGTGATCATCTCGGTGATCGGGTGCTCGACCTGCAGCCGGGTGTTCATCTCCAAAAAGTAGAAGTCGCCCTGGGCGTCGAGCAGAAACTCCACGGTGCCCGCCCCCACATAATCCACCGCCCGGGCCGCCTCACAGGCCACCTGGCCCATGCGCTGGCGCGTCTCCTCTTTGAGCACCGGACAGGGAGTCTCCTCGATAATCTTCTGATGGCGACGCTGCACCGAGCAGTCGCGCTCAAAGAGGTGCACCACGTTGCCCTGACCGTCGGCCAGCACCTGAATCTCCACGTGACGCGGCTGCAGCACGTACTTCTCGACGTAGACCGCCCCGTTGCCAAAGGCGCTCAGCGCTTCGCGCTTCGCCCCCTCAAAGGCCTGGGCGAACTCGGTCGGCTCGTCGACCCGGCGCATGCCCTTGCCCCCGCCGCCGGCCGAGGCCTTGATCAGCACCGGGAAGCCCATCGACTCGGCGATGGCCTGGGCCTCGGCCACGTCTTCCACCGCGTCTTTGGTGCCGGGCACCAGCGGCACCCCGGCCTTCTCCATCAGCTGGCGCGCGCGGGTCTTCTCCCCCATGGCCTCGATGGCGTAGGGGCGCGGACCGATGAACGTGATGCCCGCGGCCTCACAGGCCCGGGCAAAGTCGGCGTTCTCGCTCAAGAATCCGTAGCCGGGGTGGATGGCCTCGGCGCCGCTCTTCTTGGCGACCTCCAGGATGACGTCGGCTCGCAGGTAACTCTCGGCGCTGGGCGCCGGTCCCACACAATAGGCCTCGTCGGCCATGCGCACATGCAAGGCCTGACGATCGGCCTCGGAGTACACCGCCACCGTGGCAATTCCCATCTCGCGCAGGCTGCGCATCACGCGCACTGCGATCTCGCCGCGGTTGGCGATCAACACCTTCTCAAACATCGCTCCTCCTGTGGCATCAACACCCCGGCCCCGGGAGGGCCTGTTAGCCGGGCGACGTTATCAAAGGCATCTAATGCGGTCTAGCCACCTCAGGCTTCGACAAGAAGGTAAAAAGGAGGCCCCACAAAGGGCCTCCTTTTACACATAAACCACCTTTATTACAGCGACTTACGCATCACCACCATCATCCAGTTCACCGGCAGCGAGTTCCGCGGTCGGAGCCAGCGCCTCGTGGAGGTCGCGCTCCATCATCGCGAGCTTAAGCCGGGTCTCTTCGTCGGCGCCCAATGCGAACTTGAGCTCATGGCTGTCTTCTTCACTGAGCCCGTGCAACATGCGCAACACCTTTTCCTCTTGCGGCGAGAGCACGTCGAGCCGGGTGTCACTCTTCGAGCGTGCGGTCTCCGTGGTCGTGACGACCGATCCGCGTTGCTGATTTTTGGTCTGGTTACTCAAGTCTCTATCCTCCACCGAATCATCATAAGCCAGGTTTAGCTCGGCCAGGCACCGAGTAACCAACGCAATCACAAGACGACAACAACGGCCTACGGCGTACTTGCCGCTATGTTATAAAGGCCGGGCCGATCGCGGGCAAATTTTTCCCGGAATTTCTCCCCGGATGCCCCCGCAAGCCTTGAAGATTGCGACGATACGGGCATGGTGATGCCGACAGCTGAGGTCCCCTTCATTTCCCCGAGGTTTCTATGACCGCATTCATCGACGAGCTCTTAACCCGCTACGCCGACCATCTCGACACCCGCGCCATCGTACTCCGCCAGAACGCCACGGCCGAGGGCGTGCGCCAGATGCAGACGCACCTGCCCCGTGGCACCTGGCTGGTCGCGGTGGATGCGAACACCTGGGAGGCCGCCGGCAAAGCGCTGGCCGCCGAACTCGACCGCCTCGGGCTGCCCTGGGAGCGCTTCGACGTGGCCGACGCCCCCGGCCAGGACACCCCGCGCTGTGACGACGCCTCCATCGCCGCCTACGAGGCCGCCCTCAAAGAGAGCGGCGCGGTCGCCGGCGTGGCCGTCGGCAGCGGCACCATCAACGATATCGTCAAGCAGGCCTGCTATAACAACGACCTGTTCATGGCCTGTGTGGCTACCTCTCCCAGCATGAACGGCTACACCTCGGGCATCGCCGCGGTGCTCTCCGAGGGCGTCAAAACCACCGTGCCCTGCCGGGCGCCCCGCGTGGTCGTGGCCGACGTCGATGTGCTGGCCGAGTCGCCCTACCGCATGATCTGCAGCGGCCTGGGCGACCTGATGTCGAAGCCGGTCTCCAACGCCGACTGGCAGCTCTCGGCCTGGCTCAATGGCACCTTCCACTCCGCCGACGCCATGACGATCATCGAGGCCGGCGCCGCGCTCCTGGAAGGCGTCGCCCCGAAGTTGCCGCGCCGTGACCGCCAGGCCGTCAACGACTTAACGGCCAGCCTGATGCTCAGCGGCCTGGCCATGAGCGTGGCCGGCTCCTCCAGCCCGGCCTCCGGTGGCGAGCACCTGATCAGCCACTTCATCGACATGACGGCCATCGCCTTTGATGAGCCCCACGACTTCCACGGCTGCCAGGTGGGCGTGGGCACGCTGACCACGGCCTTTCTCTACGAGCAGTTGATGGCCATGGATCCGGCCGACATCGACGTGGAGGCCCGCGTGGCCGCGCTCAAGCCCTGGGAGGACTACGCCGCCGAGCTCCAAACGCGCTTTGGCCCCCTCTTTAAAGCCGTGGTCAAACACGCCGAGAAGGCCT
It encodes the following:
- a CDS encoding FHA domain-containing protein, with protein sequence MTDAENKPVEGDTPSEDAPAAQEHEASSSQASPRHTLPGLGALRPKSPPGSLSERLRGLSAKRTPPRHSAAKEEPEVPAAPPLPDVAPLSDTPLPPTIEVPRETNPEASEADKAPLDEHSRAVDTQRKTMLSHAFDSELATPTSEASQDEAVETSAPSLDQVAPVEQDPGEPEESADAENSADAEGDAPEDPPVVGEATEIADSPLESLEPTAREDDDPPFVGEATEIADSPLESLEPTAREDDDPPFVGEATEIADSPLESLEPTAREDDDPPFVGEATEIADSPLDLHSAADQEDEDSPFVGEATEIADSPLESLEPTDDLDDEHTEIAESIFATGDAPPSAARSDASITVATHDSEPFASTQLSSVEELARGDRQRNASRQAKTSDPSDDFAAQATEVFSSPFESDPVCPRISTLSGPTAGQEFLVNRLRSTVGRGTDNSIVVPDLSMSRKHFEIIQQHDDTFMVRDLMSVNGTAVNGVKVREADLFHGDRIETGQSIFQFVIPGGQPTESRQRRLLPAASTRTANGVPASAPSPVAGRAPRRLDKVLVGVTVGAALLCLPLVGLIAHLALSEDEPAAVTAPQHVDSGARALYLEGVDAIKHRQWDDARALFEKAAQADPEFGQVDAQLERINVEKRAQATVERAREKVDALDDALLAEVQAIPRESVYHSEAQSLIRLARQGEVHGTFERARRAFEAEDWVTSRQETLELLSISPQHEGGRQLLKDLDATEARLKAEAEAQAQAQAQAQAQAQARAQSRSNAASSTRRPTSKPARPELDNPFADMPAAGSTSKAAASNANFTAGLNLYRQGKFAQAAAHFESLARSAGGATGERAERTANDIRTFERSINRGEDALAQSNFGQALEHFQQARRADRNVASGHYDERTSKLIAAALAGQGNQALAADNYARAYSLLTRARALSTTEPTTRRLALALEEEANSLYILAAGQRASDPQAAAALCRTILTMVPPSSDNHRRARTMLDELP
- a CDS encoding response regulator, whose product is MDPTEKSAGESIDLIADEDLPYGAPTTRERPLILLADDDSELRAMLKAHFSRRDCDLLESMDGGEALEQIISHRPNLVILDVMMPELTGWEVAKYVRQHEVYEHTGIIMLTGIGPTNNELTSPLFGADDYIDKPFDFTELQEKSARVLEQRQSPPLH
- a CDS encoding alpha-isopropylmalate synthase regulatory domain-containing protein produces the protein MALDQDKMVSLMREILQEDYLTLAIKAYSLEERLDQDECQIRFQLEEPGGKLAQVEGRGVGTIDALFRGLRQHLAHDYPSLSSIAFSQFAIQGLFNSEDGQESSRAWAEATVGIVNSQGREFVFQTRQPSVSRAGIEATVKAAEYFVNSERTYVRLHEILEHYRKEGRTDLVEKYTDLMTQVVQNTSYSEVVERIRAQLKG
- a CDS encoding type II secretion system F family protein encodes the protein MASPYSAPYEREPVVRESSTYLTDAEAASLCTIFFEGLESGMSYARIIDMMDRQGFESKMVRRLRHSLMERGDMLGEAFARYGLLDSTARKLVLVAEEQGKLPRTFRHLANHYGKRHRRRKKLLISFAEPVLLIVLGVFIALTLFTADLTEIAMRHDTWTALGEVLMGGVLQGAIFLLLVGFGAMVFLNLPVDLSVRGLGYRLWLAVPLLNRASLYNTYSIFCRYTEQSISSGLTVHKALELAAEASNNSDIERKIHIAQRVIEEGGSLAKGLYQMKVLPDDILENVDVGEETGRLQERLSSLAERYEERADETFENLMNGFVYVSRMAIAASVIIALLLTLVSQFQNDFLL